One window of the Salvia splendens isolate huo1 chromosome 1, SspV2, whole genome shotgun sequence genome contains the following:
- the LOC121742229 gene encoding BURP domain-containing protein BNM2C-like translates to MTPPSILLVYSVFVLQCLQTTQGHLHLHHGSHWNNHLRSRTQDSGMKRHDHIEPELKVFFHYKDLKAGNKMEIYFPTRDPSTSPHLLSKHESDAIPFSSSQLSYILHLLSFSEGSKQANAMTDTLHHCEFPPIKGEAKFCATSLESMFDSLHKIFGPSSKFRVLTTTYLSDSISPLQNYTISEAPMEIPAPKIVGCHTLPYPYAVFYCHGQESDNKVYKVVVEGEDGGRVEAAAMCHMDTSQWDPTHNAFRALRSVPGASPVCHFFPSDNLVWLPVT, encoded by the exons ATGACTCCTCCTTCAATCTTGCTTGTGTATTCAGTATTTGTTCTTCAG TGTCTCCAAACAACACAAGGGCACCTGCATCTGCACCATGGCAGCCACTGGAACAACCATCTTCGATCAAGAACCCAAGATTCCGGAATGAAAAGGCATGATCACATAGAACCCGAACTCAAGGTGTTCTTCCATTACAAAGACCTCAAAGCTGGCAATAAAATGGAGATCTACTTCCCCACAAGAGACCCTTCCACCTCTCCCCATCTCCTCTCCAAACACGAATCCGACGCCATCCCTTTCTCCTCCTCTCAACTCTCTTACATCCTCCACCTCCTCTCCTTCTCCGAGGGATCCAAACAGGCCAACGCCATGACAGACACGCTCCACCACTGTGAATTCCCTCCAATCAAAGGTGAGGCCAAGTTCTGCGCCACGTCTCTTGAGTCCATGTTCGACTCCCTTCACAAGATCTTCGGTCCGAGCTCCAAATTCAGAGTCCTCACCACCACTTACCTCTCTGACTCAATATCACCACTTCAGAACTACACTATATCTGAAGCTCCGATGGAGATACCAGCTCCCAAGATTGTAGGGTGCCACACGCTGCCTTATCCATACGCAGTTTTCTACTGTCATGGCCAAGAAAGCGATAACAAGGTGTACAAGGTTGTGGTGGAAGGGGAGGACGGAGGGAGAGTGGAGGCAGCTGCTATGTGCCACATGGATACCTCACAATGGGATCCTACTCATAACGCCTTCCGTGCTCTTCGAAGCGTCCCTGGTGCTTCCCCCGTGTGCCATTTCTTCCCCTCAGACAACCTTGTTTGGCTTCCAGTTACCTAG